GGCTTGGCGAGCGCACCGAGAGCCACGCCATGGGTGCCGCCGCAATCGTCGCCAGGAGCCCACCGGCAAGGGCATAAGCCAGCGTCTGAAGCAATGCTCCCCCGACCGCGCCGCGCCAGACATCCAGGCCCCCTATGCCCAGCCATCGGCCGAGAGTCAGCATGGGCACGCCCAGGGACAACGCCGTCACCAGCAGGATCAGGAAGAGGCCCAGCGGCATCAGCCGCCCGAGGGGGCAACGGATCATCATCGGTGCCGCGCCCGATCCGACGCGCGCGTAACGCTCCTTTCCCCGGAGCATGGCCTCGAGCACCAGGAGTCCGAGACAGGAAAGGACCAGAACCCCGGCGAGCATGTTCGCTGCGAGACCGTTATAGGTCGACTGGAACTGGTCAACGATGGCCGTGGTGAAGGTGTCGAAGCGCAGCATCGCGAACAGGCCATACTCACCCAGGAGATGCAGCCCAATCAGCAAAGAGCCGCCACAGATCGCCAGACGCAATTGAGGCAATACCACCCGGACGAAGGTCAACCATCGGCCGAAGCCCAAGGAGGCCGAGGCATCCTCCAGGGACGGATCGAGGCGCCTCAGCTGGGCTGCGACGGGCAAATAGACAAAGGGGAAATAGGCGAGAACAGATACCAGCACCGCAGCGCTCAACCCGTGAAGTCCCGGCACAAGGCTCACCCAGGCATAGCTGTGGACGAAGGCCGGAATGGCCAGCGGCGTCACGGCTAGCCATGCCCAAATGCGTGCTCCGATGAGATCCGTTCTCTCGGTCAACCATGCGAGGGACACGGCTACGACAATGGCAAGGGGGATCGCCACGAGTTCCAGAGAAAGAGTGTTGACCAGGAGCTCGCCCACTCTCGGGCGGATGATCAAGCTTAGAGCCGTCTCCCAGCCCGTCTGAACCGTCGTCCAGGCCACAAAAAGCAATGGCACCAGCGCAAAGATCGAGACAAGTGCCGCGGCGGCGAGCACCGGCAGATTGGCGCCAGACATCAGGCGCGTCGTTAACGGAGTCTCCCGTCGCGTCGTCGAGACGCTTCGGGTCACACCGGACGTGGGGAGAGGATGACCTTTCATCGGTCCCAGCGCATGACGCGTGCCTCAACGCTCTGCCGTGCGCTTTCCATTGTCAAAGCAGACCGGCCTCGGTCATGAGTTCGGTCACTTTCTGGCTGTTGAGCTTGGAAGGCTCCACGGCAGGGGCCTGCAAATCCTGAAGAGGCACCAGCTCGGGGCTCGACGCGATGCCGGTTCCGACGGCGTATTCGAAGGTTTCTTCCGCAAGGATCTTCTGGCCGTTCTTGCCAGTCACCCATTTCACGAAAGCCTGAGCCGCATCCGAATTCTGGCTGGACGCAAGCACGCCACCACCGGAAATGCTGACAAAGGCTCCCGGGTCCTGATTGCGGAAGTAATGCAGCTCAACATTCCTGCTGTTTTCGCCCGTGCGCGCCTGATCACCGAACCAGTAATAGTGATAGATCAGCGCACCTTCGACTTCTCCGGCGTTCACCGCCTTCATGGCCGCGCTGTTGCCGCGATAGGGCGTGGCGTTGTCCTTCATGGCCTTCAACCAGGCCGCGGTCGCTTGCTCGCCTTTCAACTCCAGAATCGCGCTCACAATCGCCTGGAAGTCCGCGCCAGCGGGAGATGCGGCCCAGCGGCCCTTCCAGCGTGCGTCCGCCAAATCCATTACGGACTTCGGAAGCTCCTCTTCCGTGAGTTTCGTCTTGTCATAGGCAAAGACGGTCGAGCGCGCTGCGATGCCGGTCCAGCGGCCTTGTGCCGGCCGGAATGTCTCCGGCACCTGTGCAAGTGTGTCAGGTGCAAGGGGCGCAAACAGGCCGGCATTCTCGACCAGAGCCATTGCCGGGGAATTCTCGGTCAAGAAGACGTCGGCTGGGGAGGCCGGACCTTCCTGCATCAGAAGATTACCGAGCTCGGTATCGTTCCCGTGGCGGAGGACGACCTCAATCCCCGTCTCCTTGGTGAACGCTTTCGCCCA
The window above is part of the Rhodoligotrophos appendicifer genome. Proteins encoded here:
- a CDS encoding ABC transporter permease, translated to MSGANLPVLAAAALVSIFALVPLLFVAWTTVQTGWETALSLIIRPRVGELLVNTLSLELVAIPLAIVVAVSLAWLTERTDLIGARIWAWLAVTPLAIPAFVHSYAWVSLVPGLHGLSAAVLVSVLAYFPFVYLPVAAQLRRLDPSLEDASASLGFGRWLTFVRVVLPQLRLAICGGSLLIGLHLLGEYGLFAMLRFDTFTTAIVDQFQSTYNGLAANMLAGVLVLSCLGLLVLEAMLRGKERYARVGSGAAPMMIRCPLGRLMPLGLFLILLVTALSLGVPMLTLGRWLGIGGLDVWRGAVGGALLQTLAYALAGGLLATIAAAPMAWLSVRSPSPLQRILEACQYYVGSLPGVVIALALATLTITFAMPLYQTSLTLLMAYLLLFLPRALVSLRASLALAPVELEQAAMALGRTPLQAICQVTMRLTAPGAAASMALVGLGVTNELTATLLLSPSGTYTLATEFWALTAEIDYVSAAPYALLMILLSLPMTLILHAQSKWATGR
- a CDS encoding iron ABC transporter substrate-binding protein, whose protein sequence is MKLLRDYFAAAVVCVAAVFQLIGPAEARDARSIVVYNAQHKSVGEAWAKAFTKETGIEVVLRHGNDTELGNLLMQEGPASPADVFLTENSPAMALVENAGLFAPLAPDTLAQVPETFRPAQGRWTGIAARSTVFAYDKTKLTEEELPKSVMDLADARWKGRWAASPAGADFQAIVSAILELKGEQATAAWLKAMKDNATPYRGNSAAMKAVNAGEVEGALIYHYYWFGDQARTGENSRNVELHYFRNQDPGAFVSISGGGVLASSQNSDAAQAFVKWVTGKNGQKILAEETFEYAVGTGIASSPELVPLQDLQAPAVEPSKLNSQKVTELMTEAGLL